ctgtttggtttcctccttcctttcctcatcCATCTGTGCACTTCATCACCTGTTCCCACCTTCTTCATTtctatccctccctccctccctccctcccctcaccctCTCCGACCTTCCCTCCCCACAGTAGGAAAGTGATGCGTAGCGAGAGCGCCCGCCACCCGTCCCGCCGCCGCGGCTCCTCCCGAGCCAAACAGTCTCGCTCCCGTAGTGATGTGGACCTGCAGCCGCCTTCCGCCACGACAGCAACGGCTGCACCGCTCAGCCCCCAGCACCTCCATCCGTAAGAtggactgacccccccccccccccccccccccacccacccacccacccccacccgatCGCTGACACATTGACCGACAAGCTCCCCTGAAGCAAAATCAGTTAAACTAAATCATTGGTAAACATATTGATCCAACCTATGAGGTAGGTCACAAACATCATCGAGGGTATTTAGGCCCAATAGTTTGTAAAGGAGCCGTGGAGACTGACGGAGTTACTGAGTCGGACGGATCTGTGACCCGTGAGGTCACACAGGGAAGGATTAGTAGAACCACGAGGTGTTAGTCGTCCTCCTGTTAATACGTTGAAAATCCACAATGTACTttgtctcaaaaaaaaaaagaatgaagctGAGTTAGCGTTTGTTTAAATTCTATGCATATCTGGTCATCGAGGAGAACAGAATGAAAGATTTAAGAGAATCATTTGCAGTTGTATGATGTGCATTATGTGATGCTTAATGTGCTAGAAAACCAGCAGGGCTCCTTTCCCATTTGAATCATAGTTTTATTCTGAAGCACTTTCTGAAGCGGAATTATAACTAGTACGTGAATAGCTGTAGCCGCCAAACgctgtgtatctcatttcactATTAACTTAACCGGGTCTCGATCCGTCTCATTCATCCGTCTCACGAACGCTCTTCCGCATCGCTCTTTTGTCAGTTTGGATTCACTCGTTTTACCCGAGGGGCCCGGCCCCTCCCCAACCAGCACCTCCGCCcagctggaggagatggagcctCGCCTGCTGGAGTTTGAGGCGGACTCGCCCAACTGGAGGGACCTCGCGCCCCCCGACGGCCTGTCCCGGCTCAGCAAAAAGGAGACCAAGAGGCAGGAGGTCATCAATGGTGAGGAGAAGGGAGACGAAGCGGCAGGCGAGAAAACAAAGCGACGGCGTCTCATTCTGcgcttcctcttcccccccccctccagagttGTTCGCCACGGAGCACGCCCACGTGCGCATGCTGAGTGTGCTGCAGATGATCTTCTCCAAGCccctggagagggaggagctgctgacCGCCACCGAGTTGGCCGCCATCTTCCCGAACCTCGACGAGCTCATTGAGATGCACTGTgaggccttttctctctctctctcgcgcgcgcgTTTCGTAGCCTCCCCGCGTCGGCGCGTTCTCTTTCCGTGCCCGCGAAGCAGACCGGAGAGGCTGCGTGTTGCGCGTATCGGTGGCCGTGCAGTCTTTCCTGAAACAGGCTGCACGTCAATAACCGTTTCGGGAGAGTTGATGATGGTTTTTATCTCGCTCTGAATCCAGACAACTTCTACGAGAACCTGAAGAAACTGCGTGTGGATGACAACTTCATCGTGAAATCCATCAGCACCACGGTGCTCAACAGAGTGAGTCCGACGCAATAAATGCCGTGCATCATCCTCTGTCCCGCGGACGCACAATTCGACACAGCTGGGTTCATCTAGTTCTGCTACAAAGGATTTTGTTGGTTTATGCTGAAAGCAGTAAAATAATAACACTTTATACTAGTTTCCAGCTTTTACTCTGGTCCCTTTTTAGCTCTTTGTCTAGCTCATTCGTTGCTTCTTGCTGTCAACGCGCTGTgcgaccgtgtgtgtgtgtgtgtgtgtgtgtgtgtgtgtgtgtgtgtttcagtttgGAGGTACGGAGGGCGATTGGTTCCAGAAATTGACGGCCCGGTTCTGCAGCCACCAGTCCTGGGCCTTGGACCAGATCAAGAGCAGGCAGAAGAAAGATCCGCGCTTCAACGCCTTCATACTGGTACACGCGACACGCACGCCGACAAACCGCCAGTACAGTAGGTCACGTGACTGGTGCCGTGCGTGCACGctcactgtgcatgtgtgtgtgtgtgtgtggctctaaTCCCAGGAGGCCGAGAGTAAGCGCCAATGCCGCAGGCTGCAGCTCAAAGACATCATTCCCATCGAGATGCAGAGGCTGACCAAATacccgctgctgctggagaatATTGCCAagagcacaggtgtgtgtgtgtgtgtgtgttgaaggccGTGTGCCAGGTACATCTGCAGGTACATCTCTGTGGGACCAGATGTCCCTTAAATATAAAGGCAAGTTAATTATTGAAATTGACAAGAATCCTATAGAATGAACAGAAGTCAGACGACAGCTGGCTTCAGTAGCTCTGCTCATCAGACCCGTTCCATCGATTCCATCGGTTTGTGTAAACGAGGCGAATGTACAccagtaaaaacattttgacaatGGACACTTCCCCGCTCGTGATTTGGGCTCCGCTGTGAAAGCTGCATTTTCCTCCACTCTGAGTTGTCTGTCGCTCCCCAGAGGACCCGACGGAGAAGGAGAGGATCCAGCAGAGCGCAGAGTGCTGCAGGAGGATCCTCAACCATGTCAACGAAGAGGTCAAGGAGATGGAGAACCTATTGGTGAGAAACACGCGATCCATCAGAGTCCCCCTGAGACCTCCTGAAGGTCTCTGCTTGTCAGACTTGGTCCACTTCTGGTCCTGTCCGCCCCCCTTAACCTTTCTGCGGGTTCCCAGACTCTGAAGGACTACCAGCGTAGACTGGACACGTCGGGCCTTAAACCCAGCACTTCCCTTTATACAGAATACAAGGTAAGGGTTTTTGAACAAGCTGTTGAACTTTTGAGTTTGTAGTTCTTTGACATCTGTTCTCCACTGTTGTCTCCTAGAACATCGACCTGACTCAGAGGAAGATGCTGTACGAAGGCCCAGTGACCTGGAGAGTCACTAAGGAGAAGGCAATCGGTAAACATCTGCTTTTGTGTGCGCATTACATCTTTTCCCAGACGTTGAAACGATTACTGATAATTCATGcaaacaaaaatatgtattatgcTCATGCTAATATTTATGATGTGTCATTATTCACTTAAATTGCCTTTTTTATCGGTTTCCAAAAGGCCAAAATAACTGGTCTATTTTGGGATATTGGCTAAATTAGTATCAGATATGTATGTTTTATTCAGTAACTTATCCCGTCGGTTCCATTCACACGATAGACGGGAGAAGAAAGGAACGCTACGGCGATCCAGAGCAGTGGAGATGAGCAAAAATAAAAGGCGTAACTGAGTCGGGGACGATGTCTCCTCCGTCTCGTCCCGTCTCCCAGAGGTGCAGTGTGTGCTGCTCGGGGACATGCTGGTGCTCCTCCAGAAGCAGGACGACAAGCTGGTGCTGAAGTGTCACAGCAAGAGCAACCTCGCCCCGCAGGAGGTCAAGCAGATGCTGAGCCCCATCATCAAGCTCAACTCCGTCTTCCTCCGGGACGTGGCCACAGGTCGGACGCACCAGTCTTTCCTCCGCTCTCCGCGCGCGCGAGACGCCGAGGCCGAGACCGTTCTCCGATGACCTTCTTTCTCCCCTCAGATCGGAAGGCCTTCTATGTGATCTTCACTTGGGACAGCGGGGCTCAGATCTACGAGTTAGTGGCTCAATCTCTTGGAGAAAAGAAGCTGTAAGTGTCTgcgtggggggggttgtgttacTCGTGTCTGTCTCAGAAGGTGGATTATGAGCTGAATTGTGTCTTCACAGCTGGACCGAGGTGATAAAGTCCACGGTGGATGATctgaagaagggaggagggCTCCGGTTGACGCTGCctcctggaggtggaggagttcTCAGTCCCACCGCGTACGTGTGCGTCTGCGAGCGAGCGATTCATCGATGTCTCATGAGAAAAAACTCACTTCTTTTGTCCTCGTCTCCCACGATCAGGCTGACCGCCCCTTTGAGTCCGAGTGAGAACGGCGGTTTGAAAAGCAGCAGCGGCGGTGAGGCGGCGGCGCTCGACAAACCCGAACACGTTTGTTGTTGGTTCACAGGTCTAAACTTAAAATCCTCGTCTCCGCCCGCAGATCCAGATAAGGACGTCTTGACCGACGACAAGTCCTCGGACCCCCGGCACAGGCTGATTGATTTCCTGTCAGACAAAGGCTTCGACCTGATTGGCCACTCCACCAGCGACCGGGAGAACGTGGCCAGCAGCGCTCTGGACCAAGGTGAGCGACGGCGGTCCGTCCCgtctctccttcccttcacAGCGGCTTGCCCGTCTTTCTAACGAGTCCTCCTCCTGTGGTAGTCATGTCCCTGAAGAGGCTGGTGGTCGGCAGCATCAGCCTGTCAGAAGACTCGCAGCAGGCGGAGAAGCCCGGTCAGGAGATGGACGCCTGTCAATCGACGGGTGATCTTCTGTGTGAAGCCAAAGGTAAACGTGGGTGAAATATTGTGTTCCAGTTTTTAACCGAATCGAAACGACTAAGAAGTGTTGGTTTTTTTCCGGTAACCATCTCTAAGCTTCGGCTTCATATTTAACGGAGTGAAAttaaactattcctttaaattCCTTTCAATTTAAATATTGCTGGTCTTCATAACTTccatttgcttttcttttgttcattttacaaattacaaaatcCTGCCCGAATATGAACATTTTCTTTCCTAAATTCTTGCCCAAAACAATCATCTGG
This genomic stretch from Gasterosteus aculeatus chromosome 20, fGasAcu3.hap1.1, whole genome shotgun sequence harbors:
- the arhgef1 gene encoding rho guanine nucleotide exchange factor 1 isoform X16 yields the protein MSIIGAEDEDFENDLNDVSENQCKHFNNINLLKERPTHLLVFIQHVILQFDPAALLCYLHAELFKTLSGKETKKQFIEFYNTFLDKGAILRVTLPSNVAYELDRTRPDMLHEDTQKRYVQEVQTTLAPEVAKQLEDFRQKRMMGMTPNETELVDVDNHYPTDRVPMEMKEKSVAENLLDRMSETQPSIVADEEKCQSIFTSVAFFMKHLGVKTRTVDSKKSRGGFFRRGLVKQNKKEESTKTKPRTFPGIPSWIAGNTDVKPKTEAEAEKEKVNPERKGLPPGRGSLTDAAAPFPSSRKSVSSGTASSVPGLEVSDGSGGNISTAVSPESPHAEVVSSNRLEPPALSDGGDVSPISLGGGLIVGEPLSPMETPAEDNVEKDSLDSLVLPEGPGPSPTSTSAQLEEMEPRLLEFEADSPNWRDLAPPDGLSRLSKKETKRQEVINELFATEHAHVRMLSVLQMIFSKPLEREELLTATELAAIFPNLDELIEMHYNFYENLKKLRVDDNFIVKSISTTVLNRFGGTEGDWFQKLTARFCSHQSWALDQIKSRQKKDPRFNAFILEAESKRQCRRLQLKDIIPIEMQRLTKYPLLLENIAKSTEDPTEKERIQQSAECCRRILNHVNEEVKEMENLLTLKDYQRRLDTSGLKPSTSLYTEYKNIDLTQRKMLYEGPVTWRVTKEKAIEVQCVLLGDMLVLLQKQDDKLVLKCHSKSNLAPQEVKQMLSPIIKLNSVFLRDVATDRKAFYVIFTWDSGAQIYELVAQSLGEKKLWTEVIKSTVDDLKKGGGLRLTLPPGGGGVLSPTALTAPLSPSENGGLKSSSGDPDKDVLTDDKSSDPRHRLIDFLSDKGFDLIGHSTSDRENVASSALDQVMSLKRLVVGSISLSEDSQQAEKPGQEMDACQSTGDLLCEAKEESRTTDTGAVEEEDEEEKEEKKDDDDNDNNSCEGESAGTTKDEEEEEEEEKSISAPLVLSPERMDEVCRRLLSLEEQLKSLQTVEEEHHRLQEALSEFSLEGGNFQ
- the arhgef1 gene encoding rho guanine nucleotide exchange factor 1 isoform X14, translated to MSIIGAEDEDFENDLNDVSENQCKHFNNINLLKERPTHLLVFIQHVILQFDPAALLCYLHAELFKTLSGKETKKQFIEFYNTFLDKGAILRVTLPSNVAYELDRTRPDMLHEDTQKRYVQEVQTTLAPEVAKQLEDFRQKRMMGMTPNETELVDVDNHYPTDRVPMEMKEKSVAENLLDRMSETQPSIVADEEKCQSIFTSVAFFMKHLGVKTRTVDSKKSRGGFFRRGLVKQNKKEESTKTKPRTFPGIPSWIAGNTDVKPKTEAEAEKEKVNPERKGLPPGRGSLTDAAAPFPSSRKSVSSGTASSVPGLEVSDGSGGNISTAVSPESPHAEVVSSNRLEPPALSDGGDVSPISLGGGLIVGEPLSPMETPAEDNVEKDSLDSLVLPEGPGPSPTSTSAQLEEMEPRLLEFEADSPNWRDLAPPDGLSRLSKKETKRQEVINELFATEHAHVRMLSVLQMIFSKPLEREELLTATELAAIFPNLDELIEMHYNFYENLKKLRVDDNFIVKSISTTVLNRFGGTEGDWFQKLTARFCSHQSWALDQIKSRQKKDPRFNAFILEAESKRQCRRLQLKDIIPIEMQRLTKYPLLLENIAKSTEDPTEKERIQQSAECCRRILNHVNEEVKEMENLLTLKDYQRRLDTSGLKPSTSLYTEYKNIDLTQRKMLYEGPVTWRVTKEKAIEVQCVLLGDMLVLLQKQDDKLVLKCHSKSNLAPQEVKQMLSPIIKLNSVFLRDVATDRKAFYVIFTWDSGAQIYELVAQSLGEKKLWTEVIKSTVDDLKKGGGLRLTLPPGGGGVLSPTAYVLTAPLSPSENGGLKSSSGDPDKDVLTDDKSSDPRHRLIDFLSDKGFDLIGHSTSDRENVASSALDQVMSLKRLVVGSISLSEDSQQAEKPGQEMDACQSTGDLLCEAKEESRTTDTGAVEEEDEEEKEEKKDDDDNDNNSCEGESAGTTKDEEEEEEEEKSISAPLVLSPERMDEVCRRLLSLEEQLKSLQTVEEEHHRLQEALSEFSLEGGNFQ